The Desulfosporosinus acidiphilus SJ4 genome has a window encoding:
- a CDS encoding DMT family transporter translates to MLKITRAQGADFSLLLITFIWGFTFVVVKWAIADLPPFPFLAIRFFLAFISLLPFLWLQRAYISKKNVLKGMAVGVFLASGYIWQTIGLQYTSVSNTGFITGLSVVIVPALVTLTTKKIPRPSLMLGILSALAGLALLSLGDHFQFNKGDIMVLICAVSFALHIYLVGRFAPDTNATVLASFQILTVSILSGIFSVILPQPPLHFTANVWIGLLVTAIPATSLAFFVQSKMQQFTTSTHTAIIFSMEPVFAGLSAYFLADEVLTLKGLFGAGLVLAGMLIAEFSGSD, encoded by the coding sequence GTGTTGAAAATAACTCGGGCTCAGGGAGCTGATTTTTCCTTATTACTCATTACATTTATTTGGGGTTTTACATTTGTTGTTGTGAAATGGGCAATAGCGGATCTTCCACCCTTTCCTTTTCTGGCCATTCGTTTTTTTCTTGCCTTTATCAGCTTATTACCCTTCCTCTGGCTGCAAAGGGCTTATATTTCCAAAAAAAACGTTCTCAAAGGAATGGCTGTCGGTGTTTTTCTTGCTTCAGGCTACATATGGCAGACAATCGGGCTGCAATACACCTCTGTTTCCAACACCGGTTTTATTACCGGGCTTTCCGTCGTCATTGTCCCTGCCTTAGTCACCTTAACAACTAAGAAAATCCCGCGCCCCAGTCTGATGCTTGGCATCCTCAGCGCTTTAGCCGGCTTAGCCTTACTTTCCTTAGGAGATCATTTTCAGTTCAACAAAGGTGATATCATGGTTCTGATCTGTGCTGTCAGCTTTGCTTTGCACATTTATCTTGTAGGACGTTTTGCTCCGGATACAAACGCTACAGTTCTTGCCAGCTTCCAAATCCTTACGGTAAGCATATTAAGCGGAATTTTCTCTGTAATTTTACCTCAACCTCCACTGCATTTTACCGCGAATGTTTGGATAGGACTGTTAGTGACCGCCATTCCTGCCACTTCTCTGGCTTTTTTTGTCCAGTCGAAAATGCAGCAATTCACAACCTCTACCCATACCGCCATTATATTTTCTATGGAACCTGTCTTTGCAGGCTTATCGGCCTATTTCCTTGCAGACGAAGTGTTAACCCTTAAAGGCTTATTTGGGGCAGGATTAGTCCTCGCAGGCATGCTCATCGCCGAATTCAGCGGCTCGGACTGA
- a CDS encoding sodium:calcium antiporter — protein MRDVGMLILSLGIILIGAEAFTNSIEWLGKKLHLGAGAVGSLLAAVGTALPETIVPIIAFLGFGEGTEGADIGIGAILGAPFMLSTLAFFITGSAVLLFRRSNRPLKLEAEVVQRDLQFFLLVFTIAISASFLGKQQYKNIAAWLLISAYIIYVFLTLRSNRGVHKEEKLASLYVARNVDDPKISSIILQIFMALVAIVFGANGFVNAVQPLAVSLGIPVFVLSLVITPVATELPEKFNSVLWIFRGKDTLALGNLTGAMVFQSSVIPAIGIIMTSWKLDPLALWSALLSVGSAMIPLVSLRRKGAIHPTGLLMGGVFYLMFILTVLRY, from the coding sequence TTGCGAGATGTGGGAATGCTCATTCTAAGCTTAGGAATAATTCTGATAGGGGCCGAGGCCTTTACGAACAGTATCGAGTGGTTGGGGAAAAAGCTGCACCTTGGCGCGGGAGCTGTGGGGAGTCTTTTGGCAGCTGTTGGGACCGCTTTGCCGGAGACGATTGTTCCGATCATTGCTTTTCTTGGTTTCGGTGAGGGAACAGAGGGGGCAGACATAGGGATCGGGGCTATCCTTGGTGCACCATTCATGCTATCAACCCTGGCTTTCTTTATAACCGGCTCAGCGGTTCTCTTATTTCGCCGGAGTAACCGCCCCTTAAAATTAGAGGCGGAGGTTGTTCAGCGGGATTTGCAGTTTTTTCTTTTAGTATTTACCATCGCCATTTCGGCATCATTTTTAGGGAAACAGCAGTATAAGAACATAGCGGCGTGGTTATTAATTTCAGCTTATATTATTTACGTCTTCCTTACTTTGCGTTCCAACAGGGGTGTGCATAAAGAAGAAAAATTAGCCTCTTTATACGTTGCGCGTAACGTGGATGATCCTAAAATAAGCTCAATTATCTTACAGATTTTCATGGCCTTAGTAGCTATTGTCTTCGGAGCCAATGGCTTTGTTAATGCCGTTCAACCGCTTGCAGTATCTTTGGGGATACCGGTTTTTGTCCTTTCATTAGTAATAACTCCGGTAGCGACAGAGCTGCCGGAGAAGTTTAACAGTGTTCTTTGGATCTTTCGCGGCAAAGATACCTTAGCCCTTGGTAATTTGACAGGCGCAATGGTTTTTCAGAGTTCAGTCATTCCGGCGATCGGAATCATCATGACATCCTGGAAATTGGACCCCTTGGCCCTTTGGAGCGCTTTATTATCCGTTGGTTCTGCGATGATCCCCTTAGTTTCTCTTCGTCGCAAAGGAGCCATCCATCCCACGGGTCTCTTAATGGGAGGTGTCTTTTATCTGATGTTTATTTTGACGGTACTACGTTATTAG
- the yihA gene encoding ribosome biogenesis GTP-binding protein YihA/YsxC — MIVIRKAEYVASAVKYEQYPVGDLPEIAMAGRSNVGKSSLINRFLSRKNLARTGNTPGKTQTLNFYRVNDAWFLVDLPGYGYAKVAKSVNAQWGGMMETYFKKRESLRAVIQIVDIRHAPSREDVEMQQWLRMRQIPTMVVATKADKISRGQWLKHLTIIAKALEIDDVSMILPFSAQTGIGVEELNESLEEMGLV, encoded by the coding sequence TTGATAGTTATTCGGAAAGCCGAATATGTGGCATCCGCAGTAAAATATGAACAATACCCAGTCGGTGATTTGCCGGAAATTGCCATGGCTGGGCGGTCTAATGTCGGAAAATCCTCATTAATTAATCGCTTTTTGAGCCGGAAGAACCTCGCCCGAACCGGAAATACACCTGGAAAAACACAGACTCTTAATTTCTATCGTGTCAATGACGCATGGTTTTTAGTGGATTTGCCTGGATATGGGTACGCTAAAGTGGCAAAGTCCGTGAATGCTCAATGGGGTGGCATGATGGAAACCTACTTTAAAAAGCGGGAGTCTCTGCGGGCCGTGATTCAAATTGTTGATATCCGTCATGCACCGAGTCGTGAGGATGTTGAAATGCAGCAGTGGCTTAGGATGAGACAAATTCCAACCATGGTGGTTGCCACAAAGGCCGATAAAATTTCCCGTGGACAATGGCTGAAACATTTAACGATCATCGCCAAGGCATTGGAAATTGATGATGTATCGATGATTTTGCCCTTTTCTGCCCAGACTGGGATAGGGGTTGAGGAGTTAAACGAGTCACTTGAGGAGATGGGACTTGTCTGA